A genome region from Ignavibacteriota bacterium includes the following:
- the purQ gene encoding phosphoribosylformylglycinamidine synthase subunit PurQ codes for MQSPVRFGIVVFPGSNCDHDAYHVCRKVLGQEAVFLWHKDPDLKDVDVVILPGGFSYGDYLRCGAIARFSPVMREVVRFAEGGGPVLGICNGFQILVEAGLLPGVLLRNASLRFACKNVRIRVENPFTPFTSACAAGDVLTIPIAHGEGNYFADEDTIRRLEENGQVAFRYCSPGGEITADSNPNGSLGNIAGIINERGNVLGMMPHPERAADPLLGFTDGQKVFASIIEHVLSRVTPGAAEEEAVVTGEKGRS; via the coding sequence ATGCAGTCCCCGGTCCGGTTCGGTATCGTCGTGTTCCCCGGTTCCAACTGCGACCACGATGCGTATCATGTCTGTCGCAAGGTGCTGGGACAGGAGGCGGTCTTCCTCTGGCATAAGGACCCCGACCTGAAGGATGTGGATGTCGTGATCCTGCCGGGCGGATTTTCGTACGGTGACTATCTCCGGTGCGGGGCGATCGCGCGGTTCTCCCCCGTGATGCGCGAGGTGGTACGGTTCGCCGAGGGCGGCGGACCGGTGCTCGGGATCTGCAATGGATTCCAGATCCTGGTGGAAGCAGGCCTGTTGCCGGGCGTCCTGTTGCGCAATGCATCGCTCCGGTTCGCCTGCAAGAATGTCCGGATCCGTGTCGAGAATCCATTCACGCCCTTCACGTCCGCTTGTGCGGCGGGCGACGTGCTCACCATCCCCATCGCCCACGGTGAGGGGAATTACTTCGCCGATGAAGACACGATCCGCCGGCTTGAAGAGAATGGCCAGGTGGCCTTCCGGTACTGTTCACCGGGAGGGGAGATCACGGCCGACAGCAACCCGAACGGGTCCCTGGGGAACATCGCCGGGATCATCAACGAACGGGGGAATGTTCTCGGGATGATGCCGCACCCCGAGCGGGCAGCCGATCCGCTGCTCGGGTTCACGGACGGCCAGAAGGTGTTTGCATCGATCATAGAACATGTCCTTTCACGCGTCACCCCCGGTGCTGCGGAGGAAGAGGCAGTTGTCACTGGAGAGAAAGGCAGGAGCTAA
- the purS gene encoding phosphoribosylformylglycinamidine synthase subunit PurS encodes MFRAVIQITLRPSILDPQGKAVAHAVGTLGVNGVRSVRMGKHVEVLFDGVSEDEARRATEEMCRKLLANPVMEDYRFTVEKVQ; translated from the coding sequence GTGTTTCGTGCGGTCATACAGATAACCCTCCGCCCCTCGATCCTCGATCCCCAGGGGAAAGCCGTGGCGCATGCGGTCGGGACCCTCGGGGTCAATGGCGTGCGATCGGTGCGCATGGGCAAGCATGTTGAGGTCCTCTTCGATGGCGTGTCGGAAGACGAAGCCCGCCGTGCAACAGAGGAGATGTGCAGGAAATTACTCGCGAATCCGGTGATGGAAGACTACCGGTTCACGGTCGAGAAGGTGCAATGA
- the gatA gene encoding Asp-tRNA(Asn)/Glu-tRNA(Gln) amidotransferase subunit GatA — MHPWVTYDSTLRALERGETTCEQVTEGFLRTIAGGTRLNAFLSVFNEKALDRAREIDRKRADGRAGRLAGMVIAVKDVLSMRNEKVTCASRILQDYVAPYDATVIERLLAEDAILIGKTNLDEFAMGSSTENSAFGPVLNPVDETRVPGGSSGGSCVAVAAGMAHTALGTDTGGSIRQPASFCGIVGLKPTYGRVSRYGLVALSSSFDQIGPFSANVTDAARVLQVIAGHDERDSTSAAVPVPEYAAALTGSCQGLKIGLPTEAFGEGLDANVRAAVEAAIGRLRDRGAVVMPVSLRHVPYHISTYYILMTAEASSNLARYDGVRFGHRSAEARDLHDVYTASRSEGFGAEVKRRIMLGTYVLSAGYYDAYYRKAQKVRRLIQKDFFDAFASVDLIVMPTAPTTAFRIGEKAADPLTMYLSDIYTVSANLAGVPAISVPCGNADGLPVGMQFIGKQFDEATVLSAAYALEQAAS, encoded by the coding sequence GTGCATCCCTGGGTTACATACGACAGCACCCTCCGCGCGCTTGAACGCGGCGAGACGACCTGCGAACAGGTGACGGAAGGGTTCCTTCGCACCATCGCGGGCGGAACGCGCCTCAATGCTTTCCTCAGCGTGTTCAACGAGAAGGCTCTCGACCGCGCGCGGGAGATCGACCGCAAACGTGCCGATGGCCGCGCGGGGCGCCTCGCCGGCATGGTCATCGCCGTGAAGGACGTCCTGAGCATGCGGAACGAGAAGGTCACCTGCGCCTCCCGTATCCTGCAGGACTACGTCGCGCCGTATGATGCGACCGTGATCGAACGCCTCCTCGCGGAGGACGCGATCCTGATCGGCAAGACGAACCTCGATGAGTTCGCGATGGGATCGTCGACAGAGAACTCCGCGTTCGGCCCGGTGCTCAATCCGGTGGATGAAACGCGCGTCCCCGGCGGTTCCAGCGGCGGATCCTGTGTCGCCGTCGCCGCGGGCATGGCCCACACCGCCCTCGGTACCGACACGGGCGGGTCGATCCGTCAACCAGCGTCGTTCTGCGGGATCGTCGGACTCAAGCCCACCTATGGGCGCGTCTCGCGCTATGGCCTCGTGGCACTGTCGTCCTCCTTCGATCAGATCGGGCCGTTCTCCGCGAACGTGACAGATGCCGCGCGCGTGCTCCAGGTGATCGCCGGGCACGACGAACGCGACTCGACGTCCGCTGCCGTTCCTGTCCCCGAGTACGCCGCGGCCCTTACCGGCTCCTGTCAAGGATTGAAGATCGGCCTGCCGACAGAAGCCTTCGGTGAAGGATTGGATGCGAATGTCCGCGCAGCCGTGGAGGCCGCCATCGGCCGTCTGCGCGACCGCGGGGCGGTCGTCATGCCTGTGTCGCTCCGGCACGTGCCGTACCATATCTCGACGTACTATATTCTGATGACCGCGGAAGCATCGTCGAACCTCGCACGGTACGACGGCGTCAGGTTCGGGCACCGCAGTGCAGAGGCCCGTGACCTGCACGATGTGTACACGGCATCCCGGAGCGAAGGGTTCGGCGCTGAAGTGAAACGGCGCATCATGCTCGGTACCTATGTGCTCTCGGCCGGGTATTATGATGCGTACTACCGCAAAGCGCAGAAGGTGCGCCGGCTCATCCAGAAGGACTTCTTCGACGCGTTCGCGTCCGTGGACCTCATTGTGATGCCCACGGCCCCGACGACGGCGTTCAGGATCGGCGAGAAAGCCGCCGATCCACTCACCATGTATCTGTCGGATATCTATACCGTGTCAGCGAATCTGGCCGGCGTCCCCGCGATCAGCGTCCCCTGTGGGAATGCGGACGGGCTCCCGGTGGGCATGCAGTTCATCGGTAAACAGTTCGACGAAGCGACCGTCCTGAGCGCCGCGTATGCGCTCGAACAGGCCGCCTCGTAA
- a CDS encoding twin-arginine translocase TatA/TatE family subunit gives MFLFFGPKKLPEAGKNIGRAMREFKNAMRGLKDDLDKSTKID, from the coding sequence ATGTTCCTGTTCTTCGGCCCCAAGAAATTGCCGGAGGCCGGCAAGAACATCGGCAGGGCGATGCGCGAGTTCAAGAATGCCATGCGCGGCCTCAAGGACGATCTGGATAAATCGACCAAGATCGACTGA
- the tatA gene encoding twin-arginine translocase TatA/TatE family subunit yields MGNLGTTEIILIALVFVIFFGAKKIPELAQGLGKGIREFRKAAREVQEDVDTDGKKIDARSSESKG; encoded by the coding sequence ATGGGCAATCTGGGCACAACCGAGATCATTCTTATTGCGCTGGTGTTCGTCATTTTCTTCGGCGCCAAGAAGATCCCCGAGCTCGCACAGGGCCTGGGAAAGGGTATCCGTGAGTTCCGCAAAGCAGCTCGCGAAGTGCAGGAGGATGTCGATACCGATGGCAAGAAGATCGACGCCCGTTCATCGGAATCCAAAGGATAA